In the genome of Lathyrus oleraceus cultivar Zhongwan6 chromosome 4, CAAS_Psat_ZW6_1.0, whole genome shotgun sequence, the window TACCCATCCACTTAGAAAGAACTTGGCAGACTGTTTTCGGAGGTAGTTCTTATCGGTGATGGATGTGTTCTCAGGATATTCTTGGCTTTCCAATAACTTCATGATGTCGTAGTACCAAGGATGGCCATCAGCTTTATCTTCGGCTACCAAATAATAAGCAGGTTCGCCCAAGTAGTCAAGGTGGAAAAATGGTGCTTCATTTTTCCAtttgaccttaaacatggatgaAAGAATGTATAATGCATCGACCAACTGATTGTCCTCTCTAGGGATGTGATGGAATTAAATCTCGTCGAAGCACGGGATCAGCTTAAGGACATGCTCCTTATAAGGGATCAATTTGTAATCTCGGGCTTCCCAATCTCATTTGACTTAGCTGATgaccaaggctgaatctccgtGCACTGCAagaattttgatcctaagatcaataaCAGCTTCTATTCCGAAGATAGAAGCCTCATACTCTTCCATATTGTTGGTACATTCAAAACACAACCTTGCCGTGAAAGGTAAGTGAAAACCAGTCGGGGAGGTGATGATTGCTCCAATGTCATTGCCATGAGCGTTAGAATCTCCATCAAACACAACTATCCACCGAGGTCCAAGTTTTGGTCCTTCCTTGGGACCAGGGATGTTGCAATCCCTAATCAACATGATCTCCTCATTAGGGAATTCAAAGCACATAGACTGGTAGTCCTCCAAAGGTTGTTGTGCAAGATAGTCTGGCAACATACCCCTCTTGATAGTTttttgagtgacatgttggaCGTCGTACTCAGTTAAATCCATTTTCCAATGGGCTACTCTTCCAGTTAGATaaggcttctcgaagatgtaattgacttgatccatcttggagattaaGAGTATTGTGTGCGTGAGCATGTATTTCCTTAGGTGCTTGGTAGCCCAAGAAAGTGCACAACAGGTCTTCTCGAGCATTGAATACCTACtctcacaatcagtaaacttattgctcaagtagtatattgcatgctcttttcttCCAGTTTCGTTGTACTAGCCAAGGATACATCCCATAAATCCCTCAAGGACTGTTAAGTACATGATTAAAAGTCTTCCAGGCATGAGAGGCATCAGAATCTGAGGTTCTTGTAGATATTCCTTGATCTTTTCAAAGGCATTTTGAAAATTGTCGTTCCATATGACAACTTGATCCTTGTGAAGTAATTTGAAGATCGACTCACAGGTCGTCGTTAAATGAGATATgaaccgggcaatgtaattcaatctcccaAGAAATCTTCAGACCTCCTTCTTAGTTTTAGGTTCAGGTATAGCTTGTATGGTCTTTACCTTTTCAGTGTTTACTTTGATGCCTCGTTGGCTGACGATGAAACCTAGCAATTCATcggatcttaccccaaatgtACATTTACTGGGGTTGAGTCTTAATTTAAACTTTCTCAAGAATTCAAATAGCTTCTCTATATTAACCAAATGCTCTTCTTCAGTTTGGGACTTGtcaatcatgtcatcgacatacacttcaatctctttatgaatcatcTCATGAAAGAGTGTTACCATTGCGCGTTGGTACGTGGTACCGACGTTCTTTAAGTCAAAGTGCATGACCTTGTAGCA includes:
- the LOC127137346 gene encoding uncharacterized protein LOC127137346, giving the protein MDQVNYIFEKPYLTGRVAHWKMDLTEYDVQHVTQKTIKRGMLPDYLAQQPLEDYQSMCFEFPNEEIMLIRDCNIPGPKEGPKLGPRWIVVFDGDSNAHGNDIGAIITSPTGFHLPFTARLCFECTNNMEEYEASIFGIEAVIDLRIKILAVHGDSALVIS